Part of the Caballeronia sp. SL2Y3 genome is shown below.
GGATTTCCCTCCGAGGTCGGTATCGAACACCTTGCTCACGTCGTCGAGCACGACGACATCGGTATCGAGAAACAGCAATCGCGGCCGGTCGAGCACGATGTCCGGCAGCGCGAGGCGGTAGAACGTGGCGCGCGTGAAGTACATGTGCGCTTCGATGTCGAGAAACTGCATCGACATATCGATGAACGAGATCCGCGCGTGCGGGTGCAGCCGCTCCAGCATGCGCAGGCCGTGCCGGTCATCGTCAGTGATACCGCCGTCAAGAATAAGAAAATCGATGAACCGGGAACGGCTCGCATTCGAAAAGACGGACGCGATGAGTGCCGCCATATGCGACACGTAATTGTGATCAGTCGCCGCGACAATCGACACAAGCGGCAAATCGGACTGCGGTACTGGCGGACAAAGCGCATACGGCTTCGTGTCTCGCACAAATACGCGACGCAGGTACCGCACCTTCAGCGTCGGACGGGTGCGCAAGACATGCGTGGCGAAAACGCCCATCATGCGTTCCGCAATGTAGCCTATCGCCCGGCACTCTGACGCGTCGTAGCCCGTCGTATCGATTTTCCCTTCCAGTTCCGAGAGAATCTTGAAGAGCCACTGCGAATACTCTTCGAATATCTCCCGTCTGAAGACGAACATATTGGTGAAGAATCCGGCTTCTGAATTCATCACCGTCTTGAAGTCCGGGTAAAACTCCGGACACGTCGCGTTAATGATCTCGCCCGCGCGCTCGAGATCCTCGATATGGTGTGCCGGCGCCGACTTGTAATGCTCGTAAATGGTCCTGCTGCCGGACGGCGAAACGTTCCAAGGCTCCGGCAAGATCATGTCGTAACCTTCGACGCATTCGCGGATCGCATCGTCATTCAGACCATAGCGATCAAGCATCTCCTTCGTGAATCGCTCTTCAACCACCACGCCGGCTGCATCCACGACGCGATTCTTCAATTCGGGATAAAAATCGAACAGACGGCGGTAGTGCATGAATCCGACGTAGTCGGATGTCTTGTCGTTCTTCCAGACCCAATACTGCCCGGTCAGTTCGCAATATGCCGGATTCTTGGCCGACATGTTGTCGCCCGCGTCATCCCCCAGCATGGGCAGACGGTGCTTCGCTATGGCGCGCCCCGTCTGAATGGGCACCAGGGATTCGGTCTCCAGCAGATGTGCCGAATTGAAATAGTTGATATAGATCGAGATTTTCATTGTTGCTTCAGAAGAACGTCGGCACTGACTGCCGTGCCGCCGGCACCGCAGGATCTAGTTATTAGGTTCAGCGACTCTGCAAGACTTGCGTCTGCTTTCTGGCCCATTCCAGCGTGCGGCCAATGCCCTCCGTGATGGAAACCTTCGGAGACCATCCCAGGCGCTGCTTCGCTTTCGAAATATCCAGGACATTGATGGGCTGATCGACCTTGCGCGACGGCGTGTAGTTGACCTGGAAGTCGAGGCCACACTCGTTCTTGAGCAGATCAACGATTTGCGCGAGGCTAAGACCAACACCGGAACCGATGTTGAAGACGTCGTTGCGCGCTTCGCTCGTGGCGGCTATCCCGATCGCTCTGATCACATCGGCGATATACACATAATCCCGCACCACGGAACCGTCACCCCATATCTCCAGCGGGGCGTTCGAGAGTATCTTGCCGATGAAATTCGCAATCACGCCCTGATTGGCGTGCAGGCGCTGCCCGACGCCATAGGGATTCGCAAGGCGAATGACGTTGTATTCGAGGTCGTGGAGCTTTTGATACAGCGACAGATAATGCTCGACGGTCTTTTTGACGATACCGTAAGAGCACGAGGGAGCGCCGTGCATGTCCTCGGTGATCGGGACGGAGTGCGGGCCGCCGTAGACGGTTCCGCCCGAGGAAAGGTACACGATGCGCCCCACGCCAGATTGGCGCATGGCTTCGAGCAATTGGATGGTCCCGATGAGGTTCGTCTCGATGTCGAACGTCACCTTGTCGTTCGAGTTCGCCGGGCCGACACTCGATGCCAGATGGAAACAGACATCGACATCGACGAGGGAGTTCTGCATCACGACGGGATCGAAATACTTGCCGTAGATCGTCGTGACGTTCTCGGGTGGAAGCGGAATACAGGGCACCGCTCCCTCGATATCGACGATCTTGACGTGCCAGCCCTCAGAGACCAGATAGTTAGCCAGATGAGAGCCGATGAAGCCGAATCCGCCCGTAATGAGTGCGTTCATCTCAAGTTCCGTTTGCGCGCCTTATGGTCTGCCGCGTCGGCACGCTGTCAAAGTTCACTGCTCCCTGTTCTCATCGAAGACCAGGATCCCCGTCGAAAGACGGCCGGGTGGCTCCGCATGCCGCTTCTGTGCGCGGTCGGTGAGCATGGTAAATGCCTCAGCCAAACAGGTCAGTCGAAGACTTCGGCATCCAGGAACGCTTTGCCGGCTGCATCCTTGGCCGCGAGCATCGGCTCGAAGTCGATGGGCCACTCGATGCCGATAGTCGGATCGTCCCAGCGAATGCAGCGCTCGTGCTCGGGATACCAGAAATCCGTTGTCTTGTAGAGAAATTCCGCGGCTTCCGTGAGTACGACGAACCCATGTGCGAAGCCAGGCGGAACCCACAATTGACGATGATTCTCGGCGCTGAGTCGTACTCCTGTCCATTTCCC
Proteins encoded:
- a CDS encoding DUF4422 domain-containing protein codes for the protein MKISIYINYFNSAHLLETESLVPIQTGRAIAKHRLPMLGDDAGDNMSAKNPAYCELTGQYWVWKNDKTSDYVGFMHYRRLFDFYPELKNRVVDAAGVVVEERFTKEMLDRYGLNDDAIRECVEGYDMILPEPWNVSPSGSRTIYEHYKSAPAHHIEDLERAGEIINATCPEFYPDFKTVMNSEAGFFTNMFVFRREIFEEYSQWLFKILSELEGKIDTTGYDASECRAIGYIAERMMGVFATHVLRTRPTLKVRYLRRVFVRDTKPYALCPPVPQSDLPLVSIVAATDHNYVSHMAALIASVFSNASRSRFIDFLILDGGITDDDRHGLRMLERLHPHARISFIDMSMQFLDIEAHMYFTRATFYRLALPDIVLDRPRLLFLDTDVVVLDDVSKVFDTDLGGKSIAAVRDLIMRAFVVQGVPSIATLGGKPSMKYLSDYLGLGDDHGNYFQAGVILFDLEKLRALNMSEKMIADLRNRRYWFLDQDVLNKHLARDVKYLSSNWNCVSLPAELGGVLPDALNREYERSIQAPSIIHYAGGQKPWDNFDSFFAHYYWYYLRLTPWYERVLARMVNAGPKTATSARKTTATRWMASRIWRSMPGFMRRRLWNTAVALEKRL
- a CDS encoding NAD-dependent epimerase/dehydratase family protein — encoded protein: MNALITGGFGFIGSHLANYLVSEGWHVKIVDIEGAVPCIPLPPENVTTIYGKYFDPVVMQNSLVDVDVCFHLASSVGPANSNDKVTFDIETNLIGTIQLLEAMRQSGVGRIVYLSSGGTVYGGPHSVPITEDMHGAPSCSYGIVKKTVEHYLSLYQKLHDLEYNVIRLANPYGVGQRLHANQGVIANFIGKILSNAPLEIWGDGSVVRDYVYIADVIRAIGIAATSEARNDVFNIGSGVGLSLAQIVDLLKNECGLDFQVNYTPSRKVDQPINVLDISKAKQRLGWSPKVSITEGIGRTLEWARKQTQVLQSR